A section of the Telopea speciosissima isolate NSW1024214 ecotype Mountain lineage chromosome 3, Tspe_v1, whole genome shotgun sequence genome encodes:
- the LOC122653666 gene encoding nudix hydrolase 18, mitochondrial-like, with product MVSLVSRTGRHLQRYKDGRRLVVGCIPYRYKNGEDPSCDSSNTIDDEGELEILVITSQKGQGMLFPKGGWEIDESIEEAALRETLEEAGVKGKVQNKIGEWCFRSKRYNTIYEGVMFPLLVKEQLDLWPEKNLRQRKWMTVAEAREVCQHWWMKEALDRLVRRLMQQPEEEDIIRISSSLSDEEVGPCALS from the exons ATGGTTTCTTTGGTTTCTCGTACGGGAAGACACTTGCAGCGCTACAAGGATGGACGTCGGCTTGTCGTTGG ATGCATACCTTACAGATACAAGAATGGGGAGGATCCTTCATGTGATAGCAGTAATACCATTGATGATGAAGGCGAATTGGAGATCCTTGTCATCACTTCTCAAAAGGGTCAAGGCATGTTGTTCCCAAAG GGAGGTTGGGAAATAGATGAGTCAATTGAAGAAGCAGCCTTGCGAGAGACGCTGGAGGAAGCCGGTGTAAAAGGCAAAGTTCAG AATAAAATTGGGGAATGGTGTTTCAGGAGCAAAAGGTATAACACAATCTACGAAGGTGTTATGTTCCCCTTGCTTGTTAAAGAGCAACTTGATCTTTGGCCTGAGAAGAACCTTCGCCAAAGGAAATGG ATGACTGTGGCTGAGGCTAGAGAAGTGTGTCAACATTGGTGGATGAAGGAAGCACTAGACAGACTGGTTCGACGCTTGATGCAACaaccagaggaagaagacatAATAAGAATATCAAGTTCTTTAAGCGATGAGGAAGTAGGACCTTGTGCTCTAAGctag